In Schistocerca nitens isolate TAMUIC-IGC-003100 chromosome 10, iqSchNite1.1, whole genome shotgun sequence, a single window of DNA contains:
- the LOC126209872 gene encoding uncharacterized protein LOC126209872 encodes MEKDEGCGGEVEEPKTWTQSHHLSWRESGQSPLKLNIRILSFFGQWPLSGFWLYRAYTVLSLVSIAISLTMSVVGTCLLEGLEEVTSALTAFLPMVTGLTKALLLLCYQPDFNRLVRRLDALILEQGGSWAQIKSVPAFKEAHRRTLVMTVLVNLYFGVVSVYWPMVPLLEDSKTRRLPFVQLPWMKAPEGVHYWFVFLLQTYTTEAAGLITINVELYFLGVMSHISAQFEILSTRLTSIHRSSEYRELPFGERQPAIKTSADIHEELCSCIKTHQKFLRYIHLP; translated from the coding sequence ATGGAGAAAGATGAAGGATGTGGTGGTGAAGTCGAGGAACCGAAGACGTGGACACAATCTCATCACCTGTCGTGGCGAGAGAGTGGTCAGTCTCCTCTCAAGCTGAACATCCGCATCCTGAGCTTCTTTGGACAGTGGCCCTTGAGCGGCTTCTGGCTGTACCGAGCCTACACCGTTCTCAGCTTGGTGTCCATAGCGATCTCGTTGACCATGAGCGTCGTGGGCACATGCCTCCTGGAGGGCTTGGAAGAAGTCACCTCCGCCCTGACGGCATTCCTACCGATGGTCACCGGCTTGACGAAGGCGCTGCTCCTCCTGTGCTACCAGCCGGACTTCAACCGGCTCGTGCGTCGCCTCGATGCTTTGATCCTGGAACAGGGAGGGTCCTGGGCTCAGATAAAGTCCGTGCCTGCCTTCAAGGAGGCCCACAGGAGGACACTGGTGATGACAGTACTGGTGAACCTCTACTTTGGGGTGGTGAGCGTTTACTGGCCGATGGTGCCGCTACTGGAGGACTCTAAGACCAGGCGACTGCCCTTTGTCCAGCTTCCTTGGATGAAGGCTCCAGAAGGCGTTCACTACTGGTTTGTGTTCTTGCTCCAGACCTACACGACGGAAGCCGCTGGCCTCATCACGATCAACGTCGAGCTGTACTTCTTAGGGGTGATGAGCCACATCTCTGCCCAGTTTGAGATATTAAGTACCCGCCTGACCAGCATCCATCGCAGCAGCGAGTACAGGGAGCTTCCCTTTGGTGAGCGACAACCAGCGATCAAAACGTCTGCAGACATTCATGAGGAATTGTGTAGCTGCATCAAGACACATCAAAAGTTTCTGAGGTACATACATCTGCCATAA